From one Phycodurus eques isolate BA_2022a chromosome 6, UOR_Pequ_1.1, whole genome shotgun sequence genomic stretch:
- the sart1 gene encoding U4/U6.U5 tri-snRNP-associated protein 1, with the protein MGSSKKHKEKSRDREAEERRREHKKHRRKERERDASTRDGTREKERRKRSASRDRSGRESRNKGDRSGGEPRVKKEKTEEGSTEVQAQSASGDASLSIEETNKLRAKLGLKPLELNENKKELGTKEEPLVAETINPALIQKQKDIKEKLAAMKEKRLLNQKLGKVKTLAEDDWLEDTAAWVEKNRKAAKEKEMAEKRAKLLEEMDQEFGVSNLVEEEFGQGRINSAYTARDLKGLKVQHKVDSFNEGQTVILTLQDKGVLEEEEDVLENVGLVDKEKADKNVELKKKQPDYKPYEEEESVDDMVTFKSRSVLSKYDEEIDGEKKKSFRLKTGGMADGERERELQAMRETLRSQAQSLVMPSLMIASEYYSPQEMVAFKKTKRRVKKIRKKEKTTVADFLLLDDSRKTDFGSRTRGRGRKGENEDDEGVEDGRWPHETAVTQMSDDIRTAEMDISDDEDFTPPEPTILEEDEAEQELQKQLEKQRKLRQKQLLGDAGEKIAERVKRLARDDTEDPSEKRNNIVFNATSEFCRTLGDIPTYGLSGNREDQEDMMDFEQDEEKEGAGDSNSDAEDNVGWSSVNLDEEQKHPDFATASATILDEEPIVNSGLAAALHLCKNKGLLETEVQKVARVKATKGALPNDNYCIEDKMGFDDKYSRREEYRGFTQDFKDKDGYKPDVKIEYVDESGRKLTPKEAFRQLSHRFHGKGSGKMKTERRMKKLEEEALLKKMSSSDTPLGTVALLQEKQKSQKTPYIVLSGSGKSMNANTITK; encoded by the exons ATGGGTTCGTCGAAGAAACATAAAGAAAAGAGTCGTGACAGGGAAGCCGAGGAGCGCCGTCGCGAGCACAAGAAACACCGCCGCAAGGAGCGCGAGAGAGACGCATCGACCCGCGATGGTACTCGGGAGAAGGAGAGAAGGAAGCGGTCCGCGTCCAGGGACAGGAGTGGACGCGAGAGCCGCAACAAAGGCGACAGGAGCGGCGGGGAGCCACGCGTCAAGAAGGAGAAAACGGAGGAGGGAAGCACTGAGGTGCAAGCTCAGTCCGCCAGTGGAGATGCATCTCTCAGCATCGAGGAGACTAACAAGCTCCGAGCCAAGCTGGGCCTGAAACCGCTGGAGTTGAACGAGAACAAGAAGGAGCTTGGCACCAAGGAGGAGCCGCTGGTGGCAGAGACCATCAACCCGGCTCTCATCCAGAAACAGAAGGACATCAAGGAGAAGCTGGCAGCCATGAAAGAGAAGCGCCTTCTGAACCAGAAGCTGGGAAAAGTCAAGACCCTGGCGGAGGATGACTGGCTGGAGGACACCGCCGCTTGGGTGGAGAAGAACCGGAAGGCGGCGAAGGAGAAAGAGATGGCGGAGAAGAGAGCCAAGCTCCTGGAGGAGATGGACCAGGAGTTTGGTGTGAGCAACCTGGTGGAGGAGGAGTTCGGGCAGGGACGTATAAACAGCGCGTACACGGCGCGGGATCTGAAGGGTCTTAAAGTGCAGCACAAAGTGGACTCCTTCAATGAGGGCCAGACGGTCATCCTCACGCTGCAGGACAAAGGTGTgctagaggaggaggaggacgtgcTAGAGAACGTGGGGCTGGTAGACAAGGAGAAGGCGGACAAGAACGTGGAGCTGAAGAAGAAGCAGCCTGACTACAAGCCCTACGAGGAGGAGGAAAGCGTGGATGACATGGTGACGTTCAAGTCGCGCTCTGTGCTGTCCAAGTATGACGAGGAGATCGACGGCGAAAAGAAGAAGAGCTTCCGCTTGAAGACGGGCGGCATGGCCGATGGCGAGCGGGAGCGGGAGCTGCAGGCCATGCGGGAGACGCTGCGCAGCCAGGCGCAGTCCTTGGTGATGCCCTCGCTCATGATTGCTTCAGAGTACTACTCGCCTCAGGAGATGGTGGCCTTCAAAAAGACCAAGCGGCGCGTGAAGAAAATCCGTAAGAAGGAGAAGACGACAGTGGCTGACTTCTTGCTCCTGGACGACTCGCGCAAGACGGACTTCGGCTCCAGGACGCGCGGTCGTGGCCGCAAAGGGGAGAACGAAGATGACGAGGGCGTGGAGGACGGCAGGTGGCCACACGAGACGGCGGTGACGCAAATGTCCGACGACATCCGGACAGCGGAAATGGATATTAGCGATGATGAGGACTTCACGCCGCCCGAGCCCACTATCCTGGAGGAAGACGAGGCTGAGCAGGAGCTGCAAAAACAACTGGAAAAGCAGAGGAAGCTGAGGCAGAAGCAGCTCCTTGGGGATGCTGGTGAGAAGATCGCCGAACGGGTGAAGCGACTCGCCAGGGATGACACTGAGGATCCCTCAGAAAAGCGCAACAACATTGTCTTCAACGCCACCTCCGAGTTTTGCCGCACACTGGGCGATATCCCCACCTACGGCCTGTCTGGCAACCGAGAGGACCAGGAGGACATGATGGACTTTGAGCAAGATGAAGAGAAGGAAGGCGCGGGCGACTCCAACTCTGATGCGGAGGACAACGTCGGCTGGAGTAGCGTCAACCTGGACGAGGAGCAGAAGCACCCAGACTTCGCCACGGCCTCCGCCACCATTCTGGACGAGGAGCCCATCGTCAACTCGGGCCTGGCCGCCGCCCTGCACCTGTGCAAGAACAAAGGACTGTTGGAGACGGAGGTGCAAAAAGTGGCACGTGTCAAAGCCACTAAGGGGGCCCTGCCCAACGACAACTACTGTATCGAGGACAAGATGGGCTTTGATGACAAATACAGCCGGCGCGAGGAGTACCGAGGCTTCACGCAAGACTTCAAGGACAAGGACGGCTACAAACCCGACGTCAAGATAGAGTACGTGGATGAGTCTGGACGCAAGCTGACTCCGAAGGAGGCCTTCAG GCAACTTTCGCACAGATTCCACGGCAAGGGCTCAGGCAAGATGAAGACTGAGCGCAGGATGAAGAAGCTGGAGGAGGAAGCGCTGTTGAAGAAGATGAGCAGCAGCGACACGCCGCTGGGGACTGTGGCACTGCTCCAGGAGAAGCAGAAGTCTCAGAAAACGCCCTACATCGTGCTCAGCGGAAGCGGCAAGAGCATGAACGCCAACACCATCACCAAATAA